A part of Bacteroidota bacterium genomic DNA contains:
- a CDS encoding SusD/RagB family nutrient-binding outer membrane lipoprotein, translating to MKKFLKNKIVLLLGIIFIVGACTKDFEEINTDPNNVTDAPATNVLAFSLRYFTDNFYDDWMDMNNFESYVGHLGKIQYVDESRYEFRESVVNNSWYYLYRVLKNLDIVEKKAIAAENKNLQAVAMTMKAFVFQIGTDTWKAIPYSEALQGDEGITNPKYDAQADIYTDLIAKLKEANDLFNAATIGEIGEGDLLYGGDAAAWQMFCNSLRLRIAIRISNKDATTAQGIFQTIFSDPTNNPIMGSNADNAQFKWEGSAPYKEPWAENNIDDARDDHGMGQPLIDILVQYKDPRLPVIAKDAFPDSSAVIYRGVVPGATEGSFAMDTISRIGDYYRGTADGYSFYLRYPEVQFLIAEAALNGWNVGGIAAKDAYEAGVTASLEEHGVGAAAATYLAEPDVLWDGSADKIYMQKWISLFKQGHEAWAEVRRTDVPLNVEAPGSPYGTHDRSPFRYPYPTDEFNLNGKSINAVATGIVDHFWGQQMWWDTRTGIQ from the coding sequence ATGAAAAAATTCTTAAAAAACAAAATAGTTCTTTTACTAGGTATAATATTTATTGTCGGTGCCTGTACAAAGGATTTTGAAGAGATCAATACTGATCCGAATAACGTAACTGATGCTCCGGCAACCAATGTGTTGGCATTTAGTTTAAGGTATTTTACCGATAACTTTTATGATGACTGGATGGATATGAATAATTTTGAGTCATACGTAGGTCATTTAGGCAAAATTCAATATGTTGATGAATCAAGATATGAGTTTCGTGAAAGCGTAGTTAATAATTCATGGTATTATTTGTATCGTGTTTTGAAAAATCTTGACATTGTAGAGAAAAAAGCAATTGCTGCTGAAAATAAAAATCTGCAAGCTGTTGCAATGACAATGAAAGCATTTGTTTTTCAAATTGGTACAGATACATGGAAAGCAATTCCATATTCAGAAGCCCTACAAGGTGATGAAGGAATTACAAATCCAAAATATGATGCACAAGCTGATATTTATACTGATTTAATTGCAAAACTTAAAGAAGCAAATGATTTGTTTAATGCAGCTACAATTGGTGAAATTGGTGAAGGCGATTTACTTTATGGTGGTGATGCTGCTGCTTGGCAAATGTTTTGTAACTCACTGCGTTTGAGAATTGCAATCAGAATTTCTAATAAAGATGCTACTACTGCACAAGGTATTTTTCAAACAATTTTTAGTGATCCTACTAACAACCCAATAATGGGAAGTAATGCTGATAATGCTCAGTTTAAGTGGGAAGGTTCTGCTCCTTATAAAGAGCCATGGGCTGAAAATAATATTGACGATGCTCGTGATGATCATGGAATGGGTCAACCATTAATTGACATCCTTGTACAATATAAAGACCCAAGACTTCCTGTAATTGCTAAAGATGCATTTCCTGATTCATCTGCTGTAATTTACAGAGGTGTTGTTCCCGGAGCCACAGAAGGTTCATTTGCAATGGATACAATTTCAAGAATTGGTGATTATTATAGAGGAACAGCAGACGGATATTCATTCTATTTGAGATATCCTGAAGTTCAGTTCTTAATTGCAGAGGCTGCACTTAATGGATGGAATGTTGGTGGTATTGCTGCAAAAGATGCTTATGAAGCAGGTGTAACAGCTTCATTAGAAGAACATGGTGTAGGTGCTGCTGCTGCTACTTACCTTGCAGAACCTGATGTTTTATGGGATGGAAGTGCTGACAAAATCTATATGCAAAAGTGGATTTCATTGTTTAAGCAAGGACATGAAGCATGGGCTGAAGTAAGAAGAACTGATGTTCCATTGAATGTGGAAGCACCCGGTTCACCTTACGGAACTCATGATCGTTCTCCTTTCCGTTATCCTTATCCAACAGATGAATTTAATCTTAACGGCAAAAGTATAAATGCTGTTGCAACCGGTATTGTTGATCATTTTTGGGGTCAACAAATGTGGTGGGATACAAGAACAGGTATTCAATAA